The region TTTgttttataatattaatgaagGTCGGCTCATTTAACTAGAACAATTAGGCCAATGTTTATAGCCAGGGATGAGACCTGcaacattgtgtttttttttttccatccactCCAACGCTGATTGGAGCCAGGCCTTGGAGTCCACCAGGGGGGCTAGTGCTAATGCTATCCCTCATGCATCCATTGGTAATGGCATCTAAGGAGGGTCATTTCAGGGGCTgagtcatttctctgtgttGGTCTGGGTACTAATACTTCAGGTGTTCCCCATCAGGTTCATAACTTATAACTGCCATCACAAACAATGAAATTCATGTACCTGAGAACTGGCATTAAccactcaaaataaaaaatgcaggaGCTGTTTGTGGTTTTCAGCACATGCTTAAATGACATTTGATTAGTTCCTATTAATTAAGACTGCAAAGAGTGTACCACATGCCAGCATAGCTCATGTAAAGCCAATTAAACTCACAGCTTGAGGCATTGCCAGCTTTCTCATCTTCCCTTTtacttcagtcattttaaatgatttcaaatgacaagaaaaatgtctttgaatAGTCCAACTTAAACAGGAAGGCAGGATCTGGTACAAATAAGGCTCTTGTATACGgcttattacctccgccaaggaggttatgtgatcgggtgggtttgtttgttcgtttattagtttgttagcaacataactcaaaaagttgtggatggatttcatgaaattttcaggaaatgtcagaaatggcataaggaagaactgattagaatttgggagtgatctggatcaccgtctggatccaggaattttttaaaggattctgtactattgggagatagggctaatggccgaggtctgcgctgttaccacttcacaccaggagatggcggacacgAGTAACttaaatcccagcagcatgtttttggtgtctttctattcaaagtgttggagtttatagagtttgaaagacgcacgcccggtcaaggagatgAGTTGGAgtttaacagagagaaagacagagaactgtagcgagaatactcacaatgctgggaggaatagaggaatattcaccctctgacatgactttcagtcgtctggtgagaccatgggtgagactgtcagtgtaTCTGTTGGCtaggcaggcaatgcttccgccatgacggtccacacgtagcgaagccaatactttgcctcaccatgtctccaccccaccgcgGAAGGAGTAgttggcgaattagattttgggagtgatctggatcactgatccaggaatgtttttaaaggattctgcactgttgggagatagagctaatggcgaaggtctgtgctctctgagtgtttttctagtttctGTAATGATATACTtgtataaccttgcaaagctcccacctgaacagacggggcctggttagaaagtgacaggaccaatcaggagtaagaggcagtacttttgggcgtggcTAAGTCATGACGtgagcaagcagcgacaagaggcctgTGTAATTACAATAGAAGAGATTAGCGccgatgctgctaaagcgccagttttatcttcattaaaagaaggacaaagaacagcagtgagttgttttctttgcagaaattatgtttttgcccttctcccGACCAGATTCGGCAAGAGTCAAATCgtcacctgttttgttgctctgattggcccataaagatgtgatgTGTTCATTCAGTCACCCTCaaggttttttcaaaggctctgctccaCTCAAACATcatctatgggaggttttccagatagatgtgtgaaataaatctatctggtgtgtcaggctaATACTTGTATgatctaaggcagtggttctcaaagtggGGGCCGAGGCCCCCAGAGGGGTCgtgggatgctttccaaaaaacaacaagaaatttAATGGGATTTATAATTGTACATTTCATATAagactgtaaaaaaatgttaaaaagagttcaatttaaaataaaaatgtagttatcaattaatatttgtgcttaaatgtaagttaaatttataaaaactacctaaaatgcaagttttataAAAAATGCTTTATGCAACATTGTGCACTCTATCCCCATTCAGGGAAAATGGGGGTCCCCCGTCAGCTgatgctgttattttggggggcacagactgaaaagtttgggagcTCCTGATCTAAGGGGTgactttctttattttaaaccagGGCTGCCAgggtcagcattaatgcattaagtTTTAATGAccctaaaactaaaatttttgTGTTTGGTTCCAGTGGAATCACTGATCCCCCTTTTGTGGACCTGGGCCCCTTTCTACCCTATGTCAAGCCCACAGTGTGTAATCCTGGTGTGAAGATCGACAGTGATTTTAAATTGGATCAACAGATCAATTCCGTGGTTAAATCCCGTTTTTATAATTTGAGGCTTTTATCCAagattaaatcagttttatcttttaacaaCTTTGAGCGAGTGatccatgcttttatttgtACACGATTGGACGACTGCAGTGCACTTTATATGGGATTAAACCAAGCTTCCCTTACACGTTTACATTTAGTCCAAATTGCAGCCGCTCGTCTTTTAACAGAAACTCGAAAACACAACCACATCACCCCCATTCTCGCTTCCCTCCACTAGCTCCCTGTTCATTTtagaattcattttaaaatgttattgtttgtttttctttcattaactgGTTCTGCTCCCAATTACATCACCTACCTTtaagagcaggggtgtcaaactcaggcacagcaggggccagattctggattcaggactaacctgagggcctaacagggccacctttttaaccataaactgtcaaccttgtttcacctgtaataaaatatgaaaaaaacctcagcattgatgataaatgattttgacatttaaaaagatacatttaaaGAAGATAATTTAAGTctaaacatgaaactgaaattgaaaaacaatgtttttttaaaggcaaaaatattagaaagaaagtaaaaatcatgagtttaaaaggtcaaaatatgaaataaaatatgttatcacgaaattaaaagtcaaaatatgattcaaagatttaaattgtgagtctaaaaggtcaaactatgggattatgaagtcaaagttggagttgaaaatatgagctaaaatacaaaataattgggtaaaaaggtcaaaatgtcacttaaaaattagaactATGAaacttaaagctcaaaatagtatatgagaagtcaaaattatgagttgaaattgttcaaagcatgaaattaaaagtcagaatcctaagtttgagttctaattgtgagatgctgaattgaaaatatgaaatcaaaacacaaaataaattcttttcccacattcctgatttcttatctacagtggtgtgaaaagtatttgccccctttctgattcctgagttttttgcatatttatcacacttaaatgtttcgcataatcaaaccaatttttatatttcacaaagacaacccaactaaatagaaaatgcagtgtttgaatgattatctaattttttaaggggggggatccaaacctctctgggcctgtgtgaaaaagtaattgccccctttgTTAAATCAcaagttaactgtgattaaccacagtttttggaaagctgagttgtgtgtgttgtgtgttgaatgaagaaatcccttaaatagaagctgtcagacaaaatgaagtaggctacaagatctcagaaagaaacgcatcacgCAATgagccaaagaaattcaagaacaaatgaaaaaacaaaggttacaaagacatttccaaggctttgggactccagcaaaccacggtcagagccattatccacaaatagagaaaacaaggaacagtggttaaccttcccaggagtggttggccaaccaaaatcactCTGAGAGTGCAACCACAACTCATCTAGGAGGTCACAGAAAAACCTAGAACgacatctgaagacctgcaggcctcaccggcctcagttaaggtcagagttcatgactcaaccatcagaaagacactgggtaaaaatggcacccatgggagagttccaaggccaaaaccactgctgaccaaaaagagcacaaaggcttgtctcacattttccaggaaacatcctgatgatccccaagactttcaGAGAAAGTGgactgtggactgaccagactaaagtagaactttctggaaggtttGAGTCCTGTTACATGGGGTCTAagaataacacagcatttgataaaaagaacatcatgccagcagtcaaacatggtggtggcagtgtgatggtctggggctgctttgctgcttcaggacctggaccacttgctgtgattgatggaaccatgaattctgctgtctaccagaaactcctgaaggccaacgtccggccatcagttcatgacctcaagctcaagagctcttgggttatgcaacaggacaacgacctgaaatACACCCGCAAGTCCATctcaatggctcaagaaaagctaaattaaggttttggagtggctcAGTCAGGGTCCgtacttaaatccaactgagatgctgtggtgtgacgtTAAatggcagttcatgctggaaaaccctccaatatggctgagttaaagcaattctgtgaagaagagtgggtcaacattcctccacagtgatgacaAAACACTCATCACCTGTTAtcgcaaacgcttgatttcagttattgctgccaagggtggaacaaccagttattaggttcagagggcaattactttttcacacagggtcagATAGTTTTGGacccccccccttaaaaaattagataatcattcaaacactgcattttctatttagtttggttgtctttgtgaaatataaaaattggtttgatgatccgaaacatttaagtgtgataaatatgcaaaaaactcaggaatcagaaagggggcaaatactttttcacaccactgtaaatatttttactcctttctttttcagattttgtgacttaaacaaggatttcttaaatcatcaggataagttctcatttttatacttgagaaagtctgcagacctcagactgatgggccagttatgacagaaatatgagatcatcttgagGACTGCATTAAACTGTTccaagggccagatttggcccctgggtcTTGATGACACCTGTGTTTTAGAGGTTTACACCCAATCTAGATCTCTGCAATCAGCCCGTCAACCCTGTCTTGTTGTTACAAAGTCTAGGTTAAAAACCTCTGGTGTTCGAGGTGATCGAGCATTCTTTGTTGTCGCACCTAAATTGTGGAATGAACTACctcttgaatatttttattccttGGCTTTTAACTCAGCATGAGAGTTATGTGATCTCCtgtgtgtcttttattttttctatacttgcttttatctgtttttatttgcctactgtgtgtgatttttaaaatgtttttagttcttGTGaagttttaatgtattttatgatgtttttatgtttttacttgttttagtcactgtgcagaactttggTATAcataatgttttgtaaaatgtgctatataaataaagtggattggataATGCATTAATTGCAGTGCAATTAATGTCtgtatgaatgcatgttttttaaaatatcacattcattgcatgctttattgtcccttttcaGCATACTTtgtgtctccctgcagtcacagtgtTGTACAATCATGACACCGCTGCTCTGTAAAGTCTCATTTCAGCTCAGCGGACAACTCAAAAGTTATCTGCACCTCTTGATATCAACGCCTCATTTTTAACAGTTCTTTTACATCCTTTCATtgcataacaagttccttttttctgtgcTGAAGTTCATTTCACATTCGTTATTCACTCAAAGTTTCtcaagtttcaaaataaaagcagctatgtatccaaacaggaagtcaattacgcCTAGCTGAACTCATTacaagaaattcaaaatgatgcaaGAGTAGttttaattcaaaaaagtacaattttAAGCCACAAAAAGGAGATTAATCACAACCTCAGGAATTGtaagattaatcacaataaaaaaagtaagaatttaCTAGACCTTTTTTCTAACCTTTCAATGCAGTCAGTAATGCTGGAGCATTAAATATGGTGGAAACGGTTAGCAGCTAAACCGAATCTgtagataaaaacaaatcaggaCAGAGGAAATAGAATTACAGATCTGAGCATCTGAAATAGACTTTTTTAGGCAGTGATAGAGCCCTGGATTAATGAAGAACATGACTAAGTCCTCAACTGAGACTCTCAGTTGTCTCTGCTGCTTTAAGATCACTGTCTAACAAGTGAAGGGAAGGGGCTGTGCAGCAGTGACGCTGTGCCAGTGGGTTTTCTTGGAAGAACTGTGgaaagtaaaaggaaaaaaaaacgttttcTTCAATAAAACAACCGGTTATCATAGACACTGCGCCAAGGCGGGGCTTTGTGGTTTGTCTGCCCCCCTAGCCTGGAGTCATGAGAGTTGGACTATCTAAATGACTGAACGCCTATTCTAGATGTTATACGCACTCATTACATTACAGCTGTAGGTGGGGGACCGAGGTCTCTTGTGCCCCCCAAATGCAGCATAGGTGAAGGTATCGTGACTGTTTTGTTGTCTGGATCCCAGCTAAGGAACAATGAGAAGCATTtccatatttgtattatttgcATTAATTTAGTCTTTTTCCCTGTTCCAGGTCACTCATTTTTCAATAGTTGTTACTGCAAAAGACTTCAACCCTGAGAAGTATGCTGCTCTCAGCAGAGTTCTCTGCAGGTGAGTTAAAAGCTACTGTTGTAGCTATTTAAGAGTGATTCTTTGTGTTTCTAAGTGattgattttgtttcttttccagGATGTACATCAAACATGGCAGTCCAGTGAAAATGATGGAGGCATACGTCACTGTACTTACTAAAGGCATCTGTCAGAGTGATGAAAACGGCTCATTTCTTATCAAAGATTATGATATTCGAAAAGCATACTTGGCTGGATCACTCAGAGGTACGACCATGATGTCCTTCTGTCCTATAGACCCTAAGAGGAACCCTGATTATTAGGGGTCCAGACCAAGGATTAACATCGTTGAACTACATAGATCAGGTTTTGCCTACAGTCATCTGATGactgaatgttgtttttttgctcttgATGCATATTTTCATTTCCGATAAAATTAATAGAGCTTGTAATCAAACTAAGTCTTCTAGACTTTGAAGAACAACTTATTCTACAACAGGATTTGATGTatgcttttcttcctcattaagCCTGCGTTATGGTAAACCTTATTATCATAATACATCTATAAAATAAAGACTTGAGTAAAGGAAAACCAGAGTAGCCAGGTACAAGACTTTAGATTATTTATCTATATTTAACCAAACAAACCACAAGTAGACCAAATTACAAGCTGAATCAAAGCTGAATCGAGGCATATATATTTAGGGATTCCTTTATATGAACACATAACAAACTAATCTTGCTGCAAACTGCAGAGCAACACaaagtagaataaaaatatgctaTCCTTATGTAACAAGAAATACACTAACCACTTCTGAATAACAAACAGTAACTGCAGGGAGACACAATGAATGACTGAAGTTAAATTATGTGTTTTATCACTTATATTGCAAGGCAgattgttttaaagtttaagctATTTTCAGAACTGCCTTCACAGTACTAATAAGTTTAAATTATTACTAAGATAGGCTTTTAGCCATTACTTATTTGAAGAAAACAGGCAAATCAGTTATAGAATTGCCACTGAAGAGGCCTATACAGCTGGAATGGAATGATCCCTTTTTCATAAGCAGGAGTTTGACATTGAGGTTGCTCTCCTTTGAGGCTTTTTAGAAAGAATATGTTGAATACCTAACTAAACCTagtacaaaaagtaaggaaattagtgtttggtcgatgatttctttgttgtaacaatgcttctttcCAGTAAACTTTATACAggtggaaagcctgtttatgtcccttttaaatTGAGCCACATTTGggaggaacatgcatttgtgggatgagcagcagagctgagtgtgtgggttccacccatgaaaaatgttctaaatcttccctgccaatgccaaatagctgattctgctgttgactcttgtttgatgttttttggatgattgaagtctgaagaaacaagatatATTGGAAACTTAGAAATTTATCAGTTTAACAAACAGGATCCTCATtggtgtgtggaagaaccatacacagccgcACCaacctggctcctcctcctcatgctggtcaccagcctggtcacacactgctgtgggatggcatcccattcttcaaccagtatTTGTCACCAGTCAGCCagcgtggttgtgttggtcactctggcaccaacagcacgcccaagctgatgaataagtgttcagtggggttgaggtcaggactgctggcaggccattccatcctctctactcccaaattctggaggtagtctctgataaaccccgctctgtgggggccaCAGTCTCAttttggaggatagagtttaaacccagactgtggagatatgggttTGTCACTGGCTGCAGAATTTTATCTCCATATTTGTCTGCGTTGAGATTGCCTTcagtgatgacaagccttgtttctCCAGTGAGgaagatgccgccccacaccatcacactgccccCACCAAAAGATGTTTCTCAGAAATCAGCACAGTGTTCTCTGCAGGCACCTGACCGCCGACACCTGGgctaccagaagctcaaaacatgagTCAGTAGCAGAATACTAAAAAAAACTGtctggcattggcagagaagatttagagcattttcatgggtgcaacccacatactcagctctgctgctcatcccacaaatgcatgctcctcacaaatgtggctccatttaaaagggtaacaaacaggctttctaTTGGCATAAGATTAATTGCCAAGAAGCATGGCTACAAGAAAGAAATCATCGACCAAACACGCGTTTCCTTacttttgtgctaggtttattTGGGTTCATCCCTACTGTATACTGTACTGACCACTCTTGTCTGTTTAATATTGAAACAACTTACTCTATGTCCTCCTACACCATTTTGTTATATATCAGTAATCTATTAGTTACTTGCTGTTATAGTGTTTTTTTATGCAGCAATTACTCaggaaaatgatattttttagaCAATAAAGGCAAACTTTGAGCTTGAAAAAGGCGGGTGCTACAAGGACAAATTTGATGTGCAAATATAGATGTGATTCTATGCCATTCATACTGGTATTTTTGTAGTTCTTACTTAAATCTGTATCAAATTCACAAACATCTTCAGAGGTTAAAGCAGCTTAGTAAATTTAGTTTAAtctgtttgctcttttttaGACGTGGTGTCTCAGTTTGGCATGGAGACGATCATTCTTTATACAGCACTCATGCTGAAGAAGAGGATCATAGTCCATCATCCTCGTATTGAAGCATTGTTGGAGTTCACAAGGTAAATTAAAGGatctttcatgtgttttcctTTATTCCGTCACATTGTAATGTCAGTTTACATGAGCAGTCAAAGGCATGTACAGGGCAGGTTGAGCCTCAGCTTCTTCTGTAATATAAGAGATAAATGTCCTGGGGCAAGACACTGACCCCAGATaactcccactgctgcatcagagGTGTGTGAATCTGTGTGAATAggttagagcaggggtgtcaaactcaaggcccagggaccaaatccagcccgtggtgcagttatacccggcccaccagatcgtATGGTATTtgttattataactggcccaccagtgtgaggtctgcagatttcctccagtatcaaatgtgaacttaaccttgatgatttattatatccttgttgagtcataaaagttagaaaaagtaaactgtaaaaataatttgataaaaagtcaggaacgtaaGAGAAGTTTGTGTTTCCTCtatattttccattttgcatctcacagttatgactaaaagttatggttttgacttatgtcatatttttaccttttagatcctATTTTGACcgtttaaagtcatgattttgaattttatctcagtattttgacctttttcaactcctaattttgacttttaactgaatttttaccttttagactcatgattttaaatttcaaaccctattttgaccttttaaagtcatgattttgaattttatctcacattttgacctatttcaactcctaaatctgtttttttttacctataaaactcatgattttaaatttgatttttcatattctgacattttaaactcacgatttccttgtttatctcatattttgattgtgaaacattatgatttttaattttatctctgttttgatgaccatttcaactcccaactttcacttttatctcattttttgacctctgaaaatcatgatttttaattttatttcatattttgacttttaaaactcatgaatatGAAATTTactctcatattttgacattttaaactaataattttgatgtttatattataattttttgattgttaaaattcatggtttcagtattctatctcatattttgccttttaaaaatattattttgactttaaatgtcatgttttaccTTCAGagcttataagtttgactttttatctcagattttgagattttaactTACCATGTTGACCTTTAAATcccaaaatcatttaggttaatAGTTAATtcaatggttaaatgttgacccaaattcagaatccggctcctgctgtgattgagtttgacaccctgggTTAGAGGGACCTGTGGTGTAAGAGTCCTTTAAGTAGTCAAACAGCTACAAAAAGCACAGGCCATGTTGTCCACTTTTCCAAGCTTTTTATCTTACGAGGTATGGcagtaaaaaaacaagactaggGAGGGTGATCGTCACTGTGGCTTGTTTTCGGTCCACAAACTTCTTTGCTGAGAGCTCAGTGTGAGCTGGAGCGTAGTCCTGATGAAGAATTACCATTTTTCCACATCTGTGCactctttcttcagactttttctctcagtttttctaGAACTCCCCTTCTAATAGTGTTGATTCACTGCTGACCCTCctggaacccactcctccaaaatgatCCCCTCAATGCCAAAGAGAACGATCACCATTTAGACTTGCTTTGTCATGCTTTCCTCTTCCTTGATGACAATGATGTTTTCCAAGCATTGACTGCTATTTTTAAATTAGCTGAACTGTCCCTTTATCAATGAAGACCATTTCTGCTCTCATTCTTATCCTGAGTTGTCGATCACTTCCAGCCATGTGTTCAggttgttgaatgttttcagaagtttttaatGGCCATGGATGTCCAGACTGTTCCTGGTCTTGGACCTCCTCTCTGCCTTCCCTAAGTCTTTAGTTCCATTCAAACAAATGTGACTGTGACATGCAGAGTTCCCCACATACCTCAGTTATGGTACCAAAagattcaaatttaaaattttaagataaAGTATTGATCAACTTTAAAGTTAATAATTTTCCAAAGCTTTAGCAAAAAACcttcaatcagtagctagcagaGAATTAAAGACGTCACTGATTGTAATCTTACAGCGGTTGTGCTCgacctttaaaggtcacatattttacccctttaagatgAGTTTAAATTGgcctcagaggtccctaaaacatgcctgtgaagtttgttgctgaaaagcactccagtattggattcttgcatgtctaaaagcccctctgtttcagccctgctcagaacgaggtgtttctgtgtctgtgtctttaaatattaattagctgtctgactccgcccctgactctgcccctctgcCCAAATGGATTtgacttaatggatgtggctctcctgaacCTCTTCTAAGCTaccaggatcaggagaggagggcggagctttcttccaagtggggagggctaACCGTACCTGGGGGCGGGGTTAACTCCCCACTTGACATCATgcggggaaaatctgagaatggcttttGCTTTTTCTGAtaagtggagaaagagagggggagagggaatggaatTTTTCTGGTGCTCAAGGGGAtcgtggacaggccagggacacatatttttgttagaaaagcctgaaaaggtgatttttgcataatgtgtccCCTTTAATATAGAACATATAAAGTAAACATCATGATTGTCTGAAAAGGTTGCCACTGGTAATCTAGATTTAGATATTGCAGTATTTAGTAGGTGAACATGAAGCTTTAAGATGCACCAACTTGTTTCAAAGTAAGAATCTTGTCATCTGTGACTAACTCCTAGCTGTTTCCCCTCAGGGTTCTTCCCTGTTTGACATGGCACAGGAAAGACTGGTCCATCCTTCACCCATATGTGCATCTGACTGATATTGAGTTAGAGGATCTCAAGAAATGCCCTGGTGAGGCTGTCGCCTGGTTTATTGACTCTTATTTAGCTGTAAACCTCTTCACAGTTGGTTCTTAAGCACCATCTGCACTGTGATCACTGTGCTGTCATGGTGAGAATTAATTATTCATACGCCAATATGTTTGCTTTCTCCACAGGATATGTAGCAGGATTTGTAGATCCTGAAGTGAGCAACAGATCAGACTTGTTTGATGTGTATGTGAACCTCCCAGACAGCACCATCACAGTATCCCAGAGT is a window of Cheilinus undulatus linkage group 6, ASM1832078v1, whole genome shotgun sequence DNA encoding:
- the dennd10 gene encoding DENN domain-containing protein 10 — protein: MAATETQLMLSVGLIEKDVNGDTLWVWCYPSVSSDLRQVLLSKCCLTQDSRDFHTFVFGQFWRTWYYITTVEVQEPTALNKVTHFSIVVTAKDFNPEKYAALSRVLCRMYIKHGSPVKMMEAYVTVLTKGICQSDENGSFLIKDYDIRKAYLAGSLRDVVSQFGMETIILYTALMLKKRIIVHHPRIEALLEFTRVLPCLTWHRKDWSILHPYVHLTDIELEDLKKCPGYVAGFVDPEVSNRSDLFDVYVNLPDSTITVSQSAKEAMAMGKLHKDIGHLIVQSADDGERSDSQVIKDISVKTKEILANLVALADECEDSKITLERLKQHHFPPATENFLFHLAAAEQLLRV